The Alnus glutinosa chromosome 1, dhAlnGlut1.1, whole genome shotgun sequence region ATGTTCGTAAGCGCTCTATTTGATTAACAATACAAGTCATTTGAATTGTAAAGACATCGAAGACGAGCAAAATTTAGTCCTAAGGAAAATTCTAGTGATGGACATAGGCCTCTAATTCTGAAACACTTGAAAAATCCTGGTGCCTCGATCTCCTTCGTCCACTTACAATACATTCTCTTCCATTTACATATTTGTTTGTGCAAATTTCTACAACAACGAAATGCTTAATATGATATTGCTTTAGTTGAGGAGCATAacatttgtatttttatttcaaattctaacaaaaataaattttgcatGCACAGTCattaaacacaaaattaagAGCCTTCTTTTCTATAGCATGAATCTATCCACGTTTATTGGTTGGCGATCGAGAAACTTTAATCCCTTCAGAGTATTGTTGGTTCTTTTGATTAGTATAGGTAGGCGTAATTAGAAAGTACAGCTTCAACTACGTGGGTTGCCTTCAAGGTAGGTTGTAACTCTGTAACCTCCACCCAATTACAATTATTCACAGTCAGATGTGCATGTGCCCACGTCACtgggttatttattattttttttttttttattattattatttatcaactTGAAGTCTTGAATATTGGGGCTGGGGTGGGCCaatgattttataaaaaaaaaaaatgtgacaattttggcacactttggtagtttgatgggtcactttagcatatttagggtgcgtttgagattgcaatttcgtagacaataagtccgattttaaaccaaatcgcagaacataaattgtttgggaactacgtttttaaaaattgcgatttgaaaacgcagaaaatctgctttttcaaatggcagataagatgatgcttttttgaaaatacaaaattttgaaggtaaattcgcgattttaaaggctaaactgagATTTTGtcacacgcttaactgcgtttttaaaaatcacttttttcaaatagtacattttaaaatcgttattttaaattgcactttttaaaatcgcaaacccaaacggactcttaaaaatttaggaagctattttaaaatcgacgGTTAGTTTGGAGGAACACTTTATCCAAAATAAGTTGCCTTTAAGTTAGGCAATATAAGGTTTTTTTGCCTATTGaccctagcaatttttttttttttttggcacattCCCTTTTTATATCTCTTTGTTAAAATGTTTGACTCCGTCTTTAGTTAAGAGCTTATAAAATGGCTTAATGGCGGGCATGTCTTGAAGTATATCAACGAGTTCCTACAAGTAAGAGAGTCAAGGTACATAGATTGTAAGAAAAGCTTATGCTTTGATTTCTTTAAGACTTTCTTACAATGAATGTTTTGAAAGATTAGATTTTTTTGAGAagaatttttgtaattatattttgACTTATcatagcattttttattttttattttgaaattgatttcctTCAAGAAATAGATGAATTTGAAGGAATATATACTTTGGtctaatttctttaaaatttttaatttcctcAGTGCTCAGTGTTCTAGCAACAAAGCAAAAAGGTCAGAAGAGAAGGCATGGCTGTAAAGCTCAACTACTTTGCCTTTCAATCCTTGGCTCTCCGACCGGCGAGAGCTCAGGGATCTCCCAAGGTATCTATGGCTTCCACTGTGTACTCCAGCTCTAATGCTAACCTAGTCCGTCCCATGATACCAGCTGAAAAGCTTGAAATCTTCAAATCCATGGACGACTGGGTGAGGAGTAACATCTTAACTCTCCTAAAACCTGTTGAAAAATCTTGGCAACCACAAGACTTTTTGCCAAATCCTGCCTCAGATGGATTCATTGAGCAAGTCAGTGAACTCAGGGAGAGAGCAAAGGACATTCCCGACGACTACTTTGTCGTCTTAGTCGGCGATATGATCACGGAAGAAGCCCTTCCAACTTACCAATCACTTTTGAATAGCACAGaattattttacgacgaaacAGGTAGCGATACTACACCTTGGGCAACATGGGCAAGGGGATGGAGCGCAGAAGAAAATAGGCACGGTGATCTTCTCAACAAATACCTCTTCCTTTCCGGGCGAGTGGACATGAAACAAATCGAGAAGACGACACAATATCTGATTGGGTCGGGAACGGTGAGAATcgtgagatatatatatatatacacattttaTATCAAAGCTTCATTTAACTATCTACACATCTGATCGATCAACAAGTGTTAATGTCGTATATTTTGCTCTTAGGATTTCGGCCTGGACAGGACAAGTCCCTGCTATTTAACTATCTACACATCGTTTCAAGAGAGAGCAACATTTATCTCCCATGGTAATACAGCCAAGCTTGCCATGAAGCACGGGGACGAGAAGCTTGCCCAAATATGCGGCACAATTGCCGCCGACGAGAAGCGCCACGAAACTGCTTATACAAAAATGGCTGGGAAGCTTTTCGAGCTTGATCCAAATGAAACAGTGATGGTCTTTGCGGACATGATGAGGAAGAAACTATCAATGCCAGGCCACCTGATGTACGACGGCCATGATGAAAATCTTTTTTATCACTTTGCAAATGTTGCTTCTCGAATTGGTGTGTACACGGCCAGGGACTATGGAGGCATATTGGAACATTTGGTGGGTATATGGGGCGTGGAGAAACTAACTGGACTCTCGAGTGAGGGACGAGAAGCACAGGATTATGTATGTGGATTAGCTCGAAGACTGAGAAGGGTAGAGGAAAGAGCTCTGACAATGGCGATAAAAGTACCCACCGTTCCTTTCAGCTGGATTTCTGGCAGGGAGGTGTAGCCAATGCATAGAGTTGGTCCCTAAACCCTGCAATATGTTAGAGATCGATGTTATCAAAGACAAAGCTTTCTTCGTTCAAAATGTTAAAGCTAGGCTTCAAGCCAAAGcttactactactactactactactactactagtACCCATATGCAACTTAGGAGAGTTTGCaataaattaaaccaaatattTGTTATAAAGTACTGTTTGTTCTTGTTCCTTTGTGATATATAGCTTTTCTAGTTGTtggttgaatatatataattctgtAGTACGTGTAAGGATCGATGATGCTAAACATATAATACATGAAGTACTTCTATGAACTTTATCTTGTCAAAATATAGTTTCAATATCTAGGAAATTAAGTAAAAGTTCTGTCTCTTTTAAGGTATGCAATTTGGTCCTATGGGAAGTTGGCCAATATGCATGCGCGCATGACAATTAATGTTCTCTCTCCCGCCTCCACAATGATCCTCTCATCCTTCTCCGCCATGGAGGAGGCCAGGGGAAGAATCGTTACGAGAGCATGCTGTGTCATTTGTGGCagactttttacttttcttttttttcatttcggcacttttttctttttctttttgtcctcTTGTTATTGACACTGACTCTCGTGCTAACTTGTTCGCCGGGGGTGGACGTTCCAGCAAACTGCAAACCCGACAGTAGATTACAAATTTTGAATGAGGTTTTTTTAATgccttcaaaattaattaactatatataattattaattcagAGTGTTATTCGTAGTGTATCTacactaattaattaacttgtatTTAGTTAAAATTACTATCTTATTAAACACTAATTATCAGAGTAACATATatcaaaaagccaaaaaaaaaaaaaaaaaattgatctaaGATGAAACTAAATAACTTGGATTTTATCATCTATCATCAATTATAAACATAGAGCTCCCATGAAAAAGTAATTCATAATAATCATTATCGTTTAACCGACTCGATCAACGAGAAAGGAATTAGACtaacatataattaaattatatagtttatggacaaaataataattttggagAAATTGAGGAAACTTGCGGCTATTATGGAAATAATTTGTGGTTTGTGAGAATTTAGTTTAgaagcttttattttattattaaggatttttttttgtaagtattatTAAGGAATTTTAATAGGCTATGATTTTTACTACGGATAATTAAAAGGTCAGAGAATTTGATTTGGAGCTAAATAAGTTATTTTAGGTTATAGAGATAATAGTAGCGATGCTaatagtaaataataaaatatgaaaaatgaatgaatatatgcataaaaaaaaaatacaaaaaaaaaatggtaaaagtAGTGAAAGCTCGTAGCTTTCAAATGTaccttttgtaattttattttttattatttatttatttatttgtttcatttgtAGCTTTCAAAGGTACAACTAAGATCACATTTGAAATGCACTAAGATAGTATAATAAATGAAGTTTTAGTTTTGATGTGAAAGCAATGCTTTTGCTTTCGTCAAACTATAAAGGATTCTGATAGAGACTGGATCAATATATTTTAGGTCCTAAgacaataattttaaatgaggtaatttttatataaatataaatataatttattttaatttttataatatatttttatttaaaaattatttttctaggtTTTGAAATTCAATATTATATTGCTAGTATGAaatctatataatttattttcagtttcagttaatttttgtttattcttatattttttaaacttttttatatattcaaatgcatatttctagcaaacatttacaacaaaaaaatttgtaaataaaagaaacattatctttgatataaatttaaataaaataagaatagaaCTTATCAAAGATCTTTTCAACTTCACTTTATGTTAAAATCATCTAATTCCCTTAACCTAGACAAGCAAagacaaagacaaaaaaaaaaaaaaaaaaaaaacctaatatattttttttgttaaacaattttattattcaaaataaattttgagtatTTCCTGTTGATGGCCGAGAATTTATTCGGAC contains the following coding sequences:
- the LOC133858614 gene encoding stearoyl-[acyl-carrier-protein] 9-desaturase, chloroplastic-like, which codes for MAVKLNYFAFQSLALRPARAQGSPKVSMASTVYSSSNANLVRPMIPAEKLEIFKSMDDWVRSNILTLLKPVEKSWQPQDFLPNPASDGFIEQVSELRERAKDIPDDYFVVLVGDMITEEALPTYQSLLNSTELFYDETGSDTTPWATWARGWSAEENRHGDLLNKYLFLSGRVDMKQIEKTTQYLIGSGTDFGLDRTSPCYLTIYTSFQERATFISHGNTAKLAMKHGDEKLAQICGTIAADEKRHETAYTKMAGKLFELDPNETVMVFADMMRKKLSMPGHLMYDGHDENLFYHFANVASRIGVYTARDYGGILEHLVGIWGVEKLTGLSSEGREAQDYVCGLARRLRRVEERALTMAIKVPTVPFSWISGREV